From a region of the Panicum virgatum strain AP13 chromosome 2K, P.virgatum_v5, whole genome shotgun sequence genome:
- the LOC120695442 gene encoding uncharacterized protein LOC120695442 has product MKKNGYGSELYGKNMWCAAKSFTIDKFNYFMGKIEEKDPSALEWLDEHHPFVWSRSKFYEDCKIDYINNNLSESFNSWVSKTKDFQIVEMHDKIRQMIIKKMVLRAKIGRKMSGYIIPDIINALNAKTKTIKDHEVLICGAGTAEVTVNRFRHAVNLEQRTCTCRAWQVTGKPCTHALAFIARLSRHAKMDEFIDDYFSVDRFRKAYAGTFNPMTSKDSWPRVDLGYKVKKPKLRRKPGRPRISRMKSYDEAGTSKKRKPCSECNELGHIAKHCQGGLTASQKRKISASQNGSSSQTLG; this is encoded by the coding sequence ATGAAGAAGAATGGGTATGGTAGTGAGCTTTATGGTAAGAATATGTGGTGTGCTGCCAAGAGCTTCACAATTGATAAGTTCAACTACTTCATGGGCAAGATAGAGGAGAAAGATCCTAGTGCACTTGAGTGGTTGGATGAGCATCATCCATTTGTTTGGAGTAGAAGCAAATTCTATGAAGATTGCAAGATAGATTACATCAACAATAATCTTTCTGAAAGTTTCAATAGTTGGGTGTCAAAAACCAAGGATTTTCAGATTGTTGAGATGCATGACAAGATAAGACAGATGATCATCAAGAAAATGGTTTTGAGGGCCAAAATTGGTAGAAAAATGTCAGGATACATCATCCCAGATATCATCAATGCTCTGAATGCTAAAACCAAGACTATTAAGGACCATGAGGTGTTGATATGTGGGGCTGGAACAGCAGAAGTAACAGTGAACAGATTCAGACATGCAGTTAATTTGGAACAAAGGACATGTACTTGTAGAGCTTGGCAAGTGACTGGAAAGCCCTGCACTCATGCTCTAGCTTTTATTGCTAGGCTTAGCAGGCATGCAAAGATGGATGAATTTATTGATGACTACTTCTCTGTTGATAGGTTTAGGAAGGCATATGCAGGTACTTTCAATCCTATGACATCTAAGGATAGTTGGCCACGTGTTGATTTAGGCTACAAAGTCAAGAAACCTAAATTGAGAAGGAAACCAGGCAGACCAAGAATATCTAGAATGAAGTCATATGATGAGGCTGGCACTAGCAAAAAGAGGAAGCCATGTTCTGAATGTAATGAACTAGGCCACATAGCCAAGCATTGCCAAGGAGGTCTCACTGCAAGTCAAAAGAGGAAGATTTCAGCTTCACAAAATGGATCATCTTCACAAACCTTAGGGTGA
- the LOC120695443 gene encoding atherin-like has protein sequence MAAARASPPRAWHPRAPRLLLSAAPRGSPARALRARRAAGLPRGPRGPRLLSCARRGAGLPRGPRGPRLLGSARPPQAPAWLAPSARGEARRGAGLRVAPTGPSSCAARPPARALGAAPASCAARPPARALGAAPPLLDLGFVGGSDE, from the coding sequence ATGGCCGCAGCGCGTGCTTCGCCCCCTCGCGCGTGGCACCCGCGCGCCCCCCGCCTCCTGCTCAGCGCCGCCCCCCGCGGGTCTCCCGCTCGCGCCCTCCGCGCGAGGCGAGCCGCCGGCCTCCCGCGTGGCCCCCGCGGGCCTCGCCTCCTGTCCTGCGCGAGGCGAGGCGCCGGCCTCCCGCGTGGCCCCCGCGGGCCTCGCCTCCTGGGCAGCGCGCGCCCTCCGCAGGCCCCGGCGTGGCTCGCGCCGTCCGctcgaggcgaggcgaggcgaggcgccgGCCTCCGCGTGGCCCCCACGGGCCCCTCCTCCTGCGCGGCGCGGCCTCCTGCGCGTGCGCtcggcgccgccccggcctcctGCGCGGCGCGGCCTCCTGCGCGTGCGctcggcgccgccccgccgctccTCGATCTAGGGTTCGTGGGTGGCTCAGATGAATAG